One segment of Brassica napus cultivar Da-Ae chromosome C3, Da-Ae, whole genome shotgun sequence DNA contains the following:
- the LOC106407418 gene encoding probable 2-oxoacid dependent dioxygenase, protein MAGTFDRAGEVKSFDEMKIGVKGLVDAGITKIPRIFHNPQATVTNPKPPSTLTIPTIDLRGGVLESTVTRKEVTEKVKDAMEKFGFFQAINHGIPLEVLEKMKDGIRAFHALDPEKRKRFYSREKTKAIKYNSNSDLYDSPAASWRDTLSCFMFPDVPKTDDLPDICSEIMLDYSKRVMMFGELIFELISESLGLKPNHLKEMDCAKGLLMLCHCYPPCPEPDLTLGATQHTDRSFITILLQDHIGGLQVLHDGYWIDVPPNPNALILNVGDLLQLITNDKFVSVEHRVLANGGKEPRTSVASFFVHPPSISPRVYGPIKELLSEENPPKYRETTPEASNHYVARKGDGNNSLSHLRI, encoded by the exons atggcgGGAACATTTGACCGTGCGGGTGAGGTAAAATCATTCGACGAGATGAAAATCGGAGTGAAGGGTCTCGTCGACGCCGGAATCACAAAAATCCCACGCATATTCCATAACCCGCAAGCCACGGTAACTAACCCTAAACCTCCTTCTACGTTGACTATCCCTACGATAGATCTCCGAGGTGGCGTGTTAGAGTCCACGGTCACAAGAAAGGAAGTGACTGAGAAGGTTAAAGACGCCATGGAGAAGTTCGGTTTTTTCCAGGCGATTAACCACGGGATTCCACTCGAGGTcttggagaagatgaaagatggGATCCGTGCGTTTCACGCGCTAGATCCAGAAAAGAGGAAAAGGTTCTATAGCCGTGAAAAAACCAAAGCGATTAAGTATAACTCTAACTCTGATCTCTACGACTCTCCTGCTGCGAGCTGGAGAGATACCTTAAGTTGTTTTATGTTCCCTGATGTTCCAAAAACCGATGACTTACCAGACATTTGTAG CGAGATCATGTTGGACTACTCAAAGAGAGTGATGATGTTTGGGGAGTTAATATTTGAGCTCATATCAGAATCCTTAGGGCTGAAGCCTAACCACCTCAAAGAAATGGATTGTGCAAAAGGCTTGTTGATGCTCTGTCATTGTTACCCGCCGTGTCCTGAGCCAGACCTAACGCTCGGCGCCACTCAGCATACAGACAGATCTTTCATCACTATACTTCTTCAAGACCATATTGGAGGACTTCAAGTTCTCCATGATGGATACTGGATCGATGTTCCTCCTAATCCTAATGCTCTTATCCTTAATGTTGGAGATCTCCTACAG cttaTAACGAATGACAAGTTTGTGAGTGTGGAGCATAGAGTTTTGGCAAATGGAGGTAAAGAGCCACGCACTTCGGTTGCATCTTTCTTTGTGCATCCTCCTTCAATAAGTCCGAGAGTATATGGACCCATTAAAGAGCTTTTGTCTGAAGAAAACCCTCCCAAGTACAGGGAAACCACTCCGGAAGCCTCCAACCACTATGTGGCTAGAAAAGGTGATGGGAACAATTCGTTGAGCCATTTAAGGATCTGA